The genomic segment TCACCATCGGCCGCCCGCGCCGGTGATCGGACGCGCGCCTGGCGGTGGAGCTCGATCCCTTCGGCGTCATCACCACGCACAACTACGGCTGGCAGTGCTACATTGCCGGCGACATGGAGTGCGCGATCGAGCAGCTCGAGCGATCCGTCAACCTGGGGTTCTACCCCGGCGCCGCCCGCAGCCTCCGATTTGCGCAGATCGAGAATCGTGTACGCCGGTGGGGCTGCAGTAAAACGTCTGTCAACTCACGGAGCCCGTGTCGAAGAGATGGATTTTCCTGGCGGCAGCGCTCATCCTGCCCGGCCAGGCCGCATGCGCCGCACGCAGTGAGCCGGCACCGCACACCGCCTTATCCGGCTCAGTCGACCTGTCGTCCGCGGCACTCGACCGGCTCGGCAGTGCGCTGGGGGGGCTCGTCGATGCCGGCAAGCTCGCCGCCGTCTATGGCGTGATCACGAGCAACGGCGAAATCATCTATGAGCAGACCTTCGGCACGCGTGACCTCGGCACGCGCGAGCCGCTCGAGCGCGACGATATCTTCCGCATCTACTCGATGACCAAGCCGGTCGTCGCGGTCGGCATCCTCCGACTCGTCGACCAGGGGCGCCTCGGTCTCGACGACCCCGTGTCCAGGTACCTGCCCGCCTTCGCACGGGTGAAGGTCTTCCAGGGCGGCACCGCGGACGAACCGGTGCTGCGTGAGCCCGCCCGCCCGATCACGATACGCCAGCTTCTCAACCACACGTCCGGCCTCCCGTACGGCCTGACCGACAGTCCCGTCGACACTATCTTCCGGCGTGCACGGCTCTATGACGCCCAACACACGCTCCGGCAGTTCACGGACAGTCTCGCCCGCATTCCGCCGCTGTTCGAGCCCGGCACCCGCTGGAGCTACAGCTCGGGCCTGGACGTGGCGGGGCATGTGATCGAGGTCGTATCGGGCAGAACGCTCGACGTGTTTCTGGAAGAGGAGATCTTCGAGCCGCTCGGGATGCACGACACCGGCTTCCGCATTCGACCGGGGGATCGCGAGCGACTCGTCACCGTCTACACACCCGGCGCGGACAGTACCCTGCAGCCCCTCACGGAGGACGGCCTGCTCGCGATGTTCGAGCCGGAGGCGCGCTTCCTGTGGGGCAGCGGCGGCCTGCTCTCCACGCCACACGACTTCCTCCGCTTCGCCCACATGCTGCTGAACGGCGGCGCACTCGGCGACGTCCGGATCCTGCAGCCCGAAACCGTCGCACTCATGACGCAGAACACACTGCCGCCGGAGCTGACGCCCGTGTCGTATCCGACGCTGAGCGATTCCGCGTACGGGTTCGGCCTGGGCGTGGCAGTCAAGGTGAGAGCGACAGAGGCGGAGCCGAACGTACCGGTCGGGCTGTACCGCTGGTCCGGCTATCTCGGCACGTACTTCTGGGTCGATCCCGCGAACGACCTGGTCGCGATGGTGTGGACCCAGCTCTCACCCGGCGGCGCGTACCCGCTGCAGTCGGTCTTCCAGCAGCACGTCTACGGCATTCCCGACGCTGCCGTCGAAACGCCCGGGACTCCGTCGGAGCCGCCGG from the Longimicrobiales bacterium genome contains:
- a CDS encoding serine hydrolase domain-containing protein, whose amino-acid sequence is MSKRWIFLAAALILPGQAACAARSEPAPHTALSGSVDLSSAALDRLGSALGGLVDAGKLAAVYGVITSNGEIIYEQTFGTRDLGTREPLERDDIFRIYSMTKPVVAVGILRLVDQGRLGLDDPVSRYLPAFARVKVFQGGTADEPVLREPARPITIRQLLNHTSGLPYGLTDSPVDTIFRRARLYDAQHTLRQFTDSLARIPPLFEPGTRWSYSSGLDVAGHVIEVVSGRTLDVFLEEEIFEPLGMHDTGFRIRPGDRERLVTVYTPGADSTLQPLTEDGLLAMFEPEARFLWGSGGLLSTPHDFLRFAHMLLNGGALGDVRILQPETVALMTQNTLPPELTPVSYPTLSDSAYGFGLGVAVKVRATEAEPNVPVGLYRWSGYLGTYFWVDPANDLVAMVWTQLSPGGAYPLQSVFQQHVYGIPDAAVETPGTPSEPPARSAQPFRSSIRFDPTLIRPGDSVGVLVLDSIDARPTIVDSHSDRFHDPPRPQRPGQQRPVHPLTRVDVTAKVNGARAAPAPPSHTRRPAPPALPP